One Desulfobulbus propionicus DSM 2032 DNA segment encodes these proteins:
- a CDS encoding tetratricopeptide repeat protein, whose amino-acid sequence MNSLQSGQIITFYSYKGGTGRTMALANIGCLLGSAPPSEVARPPRVLALDWDFEAPGLHRYFRPYLEASAEDRFETAPGCLDLFTLFDGQRREFHPSDFVANRGHARQMLEDLDFDSYLLPTVVSGLRIMKAGRFDADYGRRVSEFQWDRLFRETIGLFAGLADYLRQHYDYVLVDSRTGISDTSGICTMLLPDKLVVVFTPNQQSLTGIDELTRKALAYRKSSPDGRPLTVFPLPSRIEMARPALMEAWRMGGGEAKGLPADLLGYQPLFEQLFDEVFARKATRLKEYFDTVMLQHIPDYAFGEPIAVMLEETDSRLSLRSSYAAFAEYLTELQAPWESLALVRIEREIERLGDEAKDRIAAGDLDTALRIAYSLMERKPPPDLFEPVARAILEVAQAAYPRQREMVSKLLSAAIDRAMGAEDLDPMQVADVLVDAGRICLRAGDYGLALHALQHGLHRMRPVLGEDAPAVLAAEEDVGEALWRNGELQAARALQEKVLATRRRVLGEEHPETLTAMNNLALTLSSQGDLESARTLQEQELAMCRRILGEEHPETLTSMNNLATTLHLQGDLKGAQALQEKVLDTRRRLLGEEHADTLTAMNNLASTLLNQGNLSGARTLEEKVLEIRARLLGQDHPETLLSLNNLAAMLHDQGDLEGARPFQEQVLATRRRVLGEKHPDTLLAMSQLMQTAKEMGDMDTVINLSQELTKGLVK is encoded by the coding sequence ATGAACTCCTTGCAAAGCGGACAAATCATCACCTTCTACTCCTACAAGGGCGGCACCGGCCGGACCATGGCCCTGGCCAATATCGGCTGCCTGCTGGGCAGCGCGCCACCCTCTGAAGTCGCGCGACCGCCACGGGTGCTGGCCCTGGACTGGGACTTCGAGGCCCCCGGCCTGCACCGTTATTTCCGCCCCTACCTGGAGGCATCGGCCGAGGACCGGTTCGAGACCGCGCCCGGCTGCCTGGATCTGTTCACCTTGTTCGATGGCCAGCGCCGGGAATTTCACCCCAGCGACTTCGTCGCCAACCGTGGCCACGCCCGCCAGATGCTCGAAGACCTGGATTTCGACAGCTACCTGCTGCCCACCGTGGTTTCCGGCCTGCGGATCATGAAGGCCGGCCGCTTCGATGCGGACTATGGCCGGCGGGTGAGCGAATTCCAGTGGGACCGGCTGTTCCGGGAAACCATCGGCCTGTTCGCCGGCTTGGCCGATTACCTGCGTCAACACTACGATTACGTGCTGGTCGATTCGCGCACCGGTATCTCGGATACCAGCGGCATCTGCACCATGCTCCTGCCCGACAAGCTGGTGGTGGTGTTCACCCCCAACCAGCAGAGCCTGACCGGTATCGACGAGCTGACCCGCAAGGCCCTCGCCTACCGCAAATCCTCGCCGGACGGACGGCCGCTGACTGTCTTTCCCCTGCCCTCGCGGATCGAAATGGCGCGTCCCGCCCTGATGGAGGCATGGCGAATGGGCGGCGGCGAGGCCAAGGGGCTGCCCGCCGATCTTCTCGGCTATCAGCCGCTGTTCGAGCAGTTGTTCGACGAAGTCTTCGCGCGCAAGGCAACCCGGCTCAAGGAATATTTCGACACGGTCATGCTCCAGCACATCCCGGACTACGCCTTTGGCGAACCGATCGCGGTCATGCTGGAAGAAACCGATTCCCGTCTGTCCTTGCGCAGCAGCTACGCCGCCTTTGCCGAGTATCTCACCGAACTGCAGGCGCCCTGGGAATCCCTGGCCCTGGTCCGGATCGAGCGGGAAATCGAGCGGTTGGGCGATGAGGCCAAGGACAGGATAGCGGCGGGCGATCTGGACACCGCCTTGCGCATCGCCTACAGCCTGATGGAACGCAAACCGCCGCCCGACCTGTTCGAGCCGGTGGCTCGGGCCATTCTCGAGGTGGCGCAGGCTGCCTATCCCCGCCAGCGGGAAATGGTGTCCAAGCTGCTGAGCGCGGCCATCGACAGGGCGATGGGCGCCGAGGATCTCGACCCGATGCAGGTGGCGGATGTGCTGGTGGACGCGGGCAGGATCTGTCTGCGGGCCGGGGACTACGGATTGGCCCTGCATGCCCTGCAACATGGTCTGCACCGCATGCGGCCGGTCCTTGGGGAAGATGCTCCGGCCGTTCTGGCCGCGGAAGAGGATGTGGGCGAAGCGTTATGGAGGAACGGCGAGTTGCAAGCGGCCCGCGCCCTGCAGGAAAAGGTCTTGGCAACCCGCCGGCGCGTTCTGGGGGAGGAGCACCCGGAGACACTCACGGCCATGAACAACCTTGCCCTCACCCTCAGCAGTCAGGGCGATCTGGAAAGCGCCCGGACCCTGCAGGAACAGGAATTGGCGATGTGCCGCCGCATCCTCGGCGAGGAGCACCCGGAGACCCTCACTTCCATGAACAATCTCGCCACCACTCTGCACCTGCAGGGCGATCTGAAGGGTGCGCAGGCCCTGCAGGAAAAGGTTCTGGACACGCGCCGACGCCTTCTTGGCGAGGAGCACGCGGATACCCTGACCGCCATGAACAACCTGGCCAGCACCTTGCTGAACCAAGGGAACCTGAGCGGAGCACGGACCCTGGAGGAAAAGGTCCTGGAGATTCGTGCCCGTCTTTTGGGCCAGGACCACCCGGAGACCCTCTTGTCGTTGAACAATCTCGCCGCCATGCTCCATGATCAGGGCGATCTGGAGGGGGCTCGGCCCTTTCAGGAACAGGTGCTGGCAACCCGCCGCCGGGTGCTGGGCGAAAAACATCCGGACACCCTTCTGGCCATGAGCCAGCTGATGCAAACCGCCAAGGAAATGGGCGACATGGACACCGTAATCAACTTGAGCCAGGAACTGACCAAGGGCTTGGTCAAATAG
- a CDS encoding toll/interleukin-1 receptor domain-containing protein: MDSINACFISYRHTGADSQQFVQAFVHELKRQLQLWLPNAPVYFDEKGLKVGDQFNEELAFELCRSACMVMFFLPLHFDINHPYCAREYKAMLELEKQRLGAGVADLQNKGLIFPVVYRGADDLPEEIKTCRHYLNFEHLIHERDFKRRECHQELYALSKQISDRYRALTNAGLIQAEPCKSFKFPDLEAIRPWLEGISPIKAFAMPGH, from the coding sequence ATGGACTCCATCAACGCCTGTTTCATCAGCTACCGGCACACCGGGGCCGACTCGCAGCAATTCGTGCAGGCCTTTGTCCACGAATTGAAACGCCAGCTGCAGCTGTGGCTGCCCAACGCCCCGGTCTATTTTGACGAGAAGGGCCTCAAGGTCGGCGACCAGTTCAACGAGGAGCTGGCCTTTGAACTGTGTCGCAGCGCCTGCATGGTCATGTTTTTCCTGCCCCTGCATTTCGACATCAACCATCCGTACTGCGCCAGGGAGTACAAGGCCATGCTCGAACTGGAAAAGCAGCGCCTCGGCGCGGGCGTGGCTGACCTGCAGAACAAGGGCCTGATCTTCCCGGTCGTCTACCGGGGGGCCGACGACCTGCCCGAGGAAATAAAGACCTGCCGCCACTACCTCAATTTCGAACATCTGATCCATGAACGCGATTTCAAGCGCCGGGAGTGCCACCAGGAATTGTACGCCCTGTCCAAACAGATTTCCGACCGGTACCGCGCCCTCACCAACGCCGGCCTGATCCAGGCCGAGCCCTGCAAATCCTTCAAATTTCCCGACCTGGAGGCGATCAGGCCCTGGCTGGAAGGCATTTCTCCCATCAAGGCATTCGCCATGCCCGGCCATTGA
- a CDS encoding DUF7379 domain-containing protein codes for MSDTITLKIEGSAVQEEHIAGWEAETYRLDGAARGAEAIATPRPLEADDVVELELANGMRLLVAAGDMERYLGTPLGRGEGTAGEISVGQALRLTGPRLPEGLSREGIGAWVLKGLRIFRRGPAGMTALIAAGSFQDARLDHRNGLYRCATDRFDLHRVDKMPASGEPVLLFLHGTASSTEGSFGGLWEHGGRLRQLVTLYGSRIFAFEHRTLTDSPIANALDLIKALPENARLHLVSHSRGGMVGELLTRANRTDRDPFTESEIHRFREQGEKTGREGFEADADRLRELNQELRRRAIRVERFVRVACPARGTTLASGKLDRWASVMTNLMGKGFAVGAKALPLLEPVAKGFDLLQNFLLAVVKERTDARILPGLEAMMPDSPLVGLLNDADVRVDSPLHVLAGDFQGDGLLPWLGDCLSEVFYGGQTDLVVNTPSMSGGAFRTQGIKQKRFTGSEVHHLSYFRRDESADALLDALQGKDSEFERLDGPSQAVISRGGVEIKRRDKAPIVLLVPGIMGSHLQVGRNRIWFDPISLCAGGMDTLRIDHPDVTPDGWLDRCYEKLARFLAETHEVRPFAYDWRRSISTAAVRFGDELDTAMREAHKRGKPVRIVAHSMGGLVARLALASRWSAFKALPGSRLLQLGTPNAGSHSIAAVLLGRDDFVQTIERWVDWKHNMREFLAIVRDFPGVLEMLPWPGENGAAIDGLDYFSPQTWKTFYDQDQDEKKERSWIPPQDGALAAARAVVAELSKTRLDPECCLYVAGQAPTPIAVRCERGRMEIGWTGEGDGRVPWKTGLPAGVPVWYADAVHGDLAAHEDAFTAYRELLDHGTTRLLARSGVGARGETAVVYQARGLTGNGLYPSADEVLAAATGGARPGRRSRHKGEAPVVIEVIHGSLASAEAPVLIGAYAGDPLRGSAKFLSDHLEGRMERARAIGRYPCQPGDAMVFRQTEAGAKPAGAIVVGLGPIGELLPGTLTQALTQGLLEYARIMEQQCEADPSQPKRLAVSSLLVGTGFAGLPLESGARCLVEALRRANRLLQQSGMKTRIGSLALFEEVEGRAIATVQALSELVGESRFAEVVRFDGRLRDGQGGYRGRCEASGGQQGMYRVHIVADKGRLRFTVVTDRARNEVSIEPDQRQAVDGLIRTATGRTLDQPGLSRALFELLVPNGMKEAVADLRTLMLSVDAKAAAYPWELMRDTDQAGEAPLTARIELVRQLATPHGRGRVPVVQDKQAFIVGDTESGMLDLPGAQSEGRTVAEFFTRAEYRVRRLDKPPAQDVFDGLFNGHYRFIHLAGHGVVRDKKTGCTGMVLGPDTFLTSAQVSKLRRVPEFVFINCCHLGSMKGDAEQPWGELAANLATEFIQMGCKAVIAAGWAVDDLAAATFARTFYEAMFKGSRFGQALLQARAATHRDHPQTNTWGAFQAYGDERYRFPVADNDDDQKPAQYVHPSHLIADLEMLGARLKDVTPAERTNFYTKQLKQIEKAARGADVHHAGVREQLAAAWAELGDRERAIEHYRAALGFEDAAFSLHAVEQLANLEIRHGATLLEGTGKDDKQTAELRARGTALMKAGRRRLQQLLALGETVERRSLLGSYWKRLTQAGVAQGNITEADTWLSNLESEYWQAAELSYRRTGSWDYYPLLNALDAAFVLAVRGRRERFDQLLPQLPGLLAAAADNGRSRFAENRQFFHALAEVEAERVNGLWACLDGRTHQALTADGELQRLIGLYHGLFTRLGSGREQDSTANQLRFLIALLPQEEPHAVIRSSLQRLAEGMASDPAAPPA; via the coding sequence ATGAGCGACACCATCACTCTCAAGATTGAAGGTTCAGCGGTTCAAGAGGAACACATCGCCGGATGGGAGGCCGAAACCTACCGCCTTGACGGGGCGGCGCGGGGTGCCGAGGCCATCGCCACGCCACGGCCCCTGGAAGCCGACGATGTCGTCGAATTGGAGCTGGCCAACGGCATGCGTCTGCTGGTGGCGGCCGGCGATATGGAGCGCTATCTTGGCACACCGTTGGGGCGGGGCGAGGGCACGGCGGGCGAGATCAGCGTCGGCCAGGCCCTGCGCCTCACCGGCCCGCGTCTGCCGGAAGGCTTGTCGCGCGAGGGTATCGGCGCCTGGGTGCTCAAGGGCTTGCGCATCTTCCGCCGGGGCCCGGCGGGCATGACCGCCCTGATCGCCGCCGGCAGCTTTCAGGATGCCCGGCTGGATCATCGCAACGGCCTGTATCGCTGCGCCACCGACCGCTTCGACCTGCACCGGGTGGACAAGATGCCCGCCTCGGGCGAACCGGTCCTGCTCTTTCTCCACGGCACCGCCTCGTCCACCGAAGGCAGCTTCGGCGGCCTGTGGGAACATGGCGGCCGCCTGCGGCAACTGGTCACGCTCTATGGAAGCCGCATCTTTGCCTTCGAACACCGCACCCTCACCGACAGCCCGATCGCCAATGCGCTCGACCTGATCAAAGCCCTGCCCGAAAACGCACGATTGCACCTGGTCAGCCATTCGCGCGGCGGCATGGTGGGCGAACTCCTGACCCGGGCCAACCGGACCGACCGCGACCCCTTCACCGAAAGCGAGATCCACCGTTTCCGCGAACAAGGGGAAAAGACGGGCCGCGAGGGCTTCGAGGCCGACGCCGACCGGCTGCGCGAGCTCAATCAGGAGCTGCGGCGGCGCGCCATCCGGGTGGAACGGTTCGTGCGCGTCGCCTGCCCGGCGCGCGGCACCACGCTCGCCTCGGGCAAGCTCGACCGCTGGGCGAGCGTCATGACCAACCTCATGGGCAAGGGCTTTGCAGTCGGCGCCAAGGCCCTGCCCCTGCTCGAACCGGTGGCCAAGGGCTTTGACCTGTTGCAGAATTTTCTGCTCGCCGTGGTCAAGGAGCGCACCGATGCCCGCATCCTCCCCGGCCTGGAGGCGATGATGCCCGACTCGCCGCTGGTGGGTCTGCTCAATGACGCCGATGTGCGCGTCGATTCGCCCCTGCATGTGCTGGCCGGCGATTTCCAGGGCGACGGTCTGCTGCCCTGGCTGGGCGACTGCCTGTCCGAGGTGTTTTACGGCGGCCAGACCGACCTGGTGGTCAACACGCCGTCGATGAGCGGCGGCGCCTTCCGCACCCAGGGGATCAAACAAAAACGGTTCACCGGCTCCGAGGTCCATCACCTCAGCTATTTCCGCCGCGACGAGAGCGCCGATGCCCTGCTCGACGCCCTTCAAGGGAAGGACAGCGAGTTTGAACGGCTCGACGGCCCGTCGCAGGCCGTCATCAGCCGCGGCGGCGTCGAGATCAAGCGCCGCGACAAGGCGCCGATTGTCCTGCTCGTGCCCGGTATCATGGGCAGCCATCTCCAGGTCGGCCGCAACCGCATCTGGTTCGATCCGATCAGCCTTTGCGCCGGCGGCATGGACACCTTGCGCATCGACCATCCGGACGTCACCCCGGACGGCTGGCTGGACCGCTGCTACGAAAAACTGGCCCGCTTCCTGGCCGAAACCCACGAGGTCCGGCCCTTTGCCTACGACTGGCGCCGGTCGATCAGCACGGCGGCCGTCCGCTTCGGCGACGAACTGGATACCGCCATGCGCGAGGCCCACAAACGCGGCAAACCGGTGCGCATCGTCGCCCACTCCATGGGCGGCCTGGTGGCACGGCTCGCGCTCGCCAGCCGTTGGTCGGCCTTCAAGGCCCTGCCCGGCAGCCGCCTGCTGCAACTGGGCACGCCCAACGCCGGATCGCATTCCATTGCCGCAGTGCTGCTCGGGCGGGACGATTTTGTCCAGACCATCGAACGGTGGGTGGATTGGAAGCACAACATGCGCGAGTTTCTCGCCATTGTCCGCGATTTCCCCGGCGTGCTGGAGATGCTGCCCTGGCCGGGCGAGAACGGCGCGGCCATTGACGGGCTTGACTATTTCAGCCCGCAGACCTGGAAGACATTCTACGACCAGGACCAGGACGAAAAAAAGGAGCGGTCGTGGATACCGCCGCAGGACGGAGCACTGGCCGCGGCACGCGCCGTGGTCGCCGAGCTGAGCAAGACCCGGCTCGATCCGGAGTGTTGCCTGTACGTGGCCGGCCAGGCACCGACACCGATCGCCGTGCGCTGCGAACGTGGCCGGATGGAGATCGGCTGGACCGGCGAGGGCGATGGCCGGGTGCCGTGGAAGACCGGTCTTCCTGCCGGAGTGCCGGTGTGGTACGCGGACGCCGTTCATGGCGATCTGGCCGCCCATGAGGACGCCTTCACCGCCTACCGGGAACTGCTCGACCACGGCACCACCCGTCTGCTGGCCCGCAGCGGGGTCGGTGCGCGCGGCGAGACCGCCGTGGTCTACCAGGCGCGTGGCCTTACGGGCAACGGCCTGTACCCCAGCGCCGACGAGGTGCTGGCCGCCGCCACCGGCGGGGCCCGGCCGGGACGCCGCAGCCGGCACAAGGGCGAGGCCCCGGTGGTGATCGAGGTCATCCACGGCAGTCTGGCCAGCGCCGAGGCCCCGGTGCTGATCGGCGCCTATGCCGGCGATCCGCTGCGCGGCAGCGCCAAGTTCCTCAGCGACCATCTCGAAGGCCGCATGGAACGAGCCCGGGCCATCGGCCGCTACCCGTGCCAGCCCGGCGACGCCATGGTCTTCCGCCAGACCGAGGCGGGCGCCAAACCGGCCGGAGCCATCGTCGTCGGCCTGGGTCCCATTGGCGAGCTGCTGCCCGGCACCCTCACCCAGGCCCTGACCCAGGGACTGCTCGAGTATGCCCGGATCATGGAACAACAATGCGAAGCCGATCCGTCGCAACCCAAGCGGCTGGCGGTTTCTTCCCTGCTGGTGGGCACCGGCTTTGCCGGCCTGCCCCTCGAATCCGGAGCGCGCTGCCTGGTCGAAGCCCTGCGCCGGGCCAACCGGCTGTTGCAGCAATCCGGGATGAAGACCCGAATCGGCAGTCTGGCCCTGTTCGAGGAGGTCGAAGGCAGGGCCATAGCCACGGTTCAGGCCCTGAGCGAGCTGGTCGGCGAGAGCCGCTTTGCCGAGGTGGTCCGGTTCGACGGCCGCCTGCGCGACGGCCAGGGCGGCTATCGCGGCCGCTGCGAGGCCAGCGGCGGCCAGCAGGGCATGTACCGGGTGCATATCGTCGCCGACAAGGGCCGGCTGCGCTTTACCGTGGTCACCGACCGGGCGCGCAACGAGGTCAGCATCGAGCCCGACCAGCGCCAGGCGGTGGACGGCCTGATCCGCACCGCCACCGGCCGGACCCTGGACCAACCCGGCCTGTCGCGCGCCCTGTTCGAGCTGCTGGTGCCCAACGGCATGAAGGAGGCGGTGGCCGATCTGCGCACCCTGATGCTGTCGGTGGACGCCAAGGCCGCCGCCTACCCCTGGGAGTTGATGCGCGACACCGACCAGGCCGGCGAGGCGCCGCTGACCGCGCGGATCGAGCTGGTGCGCCAATTGGCCACACCCCATGGACGCGGTCGGGTGCCGGTGGTGCAGGACAAGCAGGCCTTCATCGTCGGCGATACCGAATCCGGCATGCTGGATCTGCCCGGCGCCCAGTCTGAAGGCCGCACCGTGGCCGAATTTTTCACCCGCGCCGAATACCGGGTCAGGAGGCTGGACAAACCCCCGGCCCAGGATGTGTTCGACGGCCTGTTCAACGGCCATTACCGATTCATTCACCTGGCCGGGCACGGCGTGGTCCGGGACAAGAAAACCGGCTGCACCGGCATGGTGCTCGGCCCGGACACCTTTCTCACCTCCGCCCAGGTGAGCAAGCTGCGACGGGTGCCGGAATTCGTGTTCATCAACTGCTGTCATCTGGGGAGCATGAAGGGCGATGCCGAGCAACCTTGGGGCGAGCTGGCCGCCAACCTGGCCACCGAGTTCATCCAGATGGGCTGCAAGGCGGTGATCGCCGCCGGTTGGGCCGTGGACGACCTGGCCGCGGCCACCTTTGCCCGCACCTTCTACGAGGCCATGTTCAAGGGGAGCCGATTTGGCCAGGCCCTGCTCCAGGCCCGCGCCGCCACCCATCGCGACCACCCGCAGACCAATACCTGGGGCGCGTTCCAGGCCTACGGCGACGAACGTTACCGCTTCCCGGTGGCGGACAACGACGACGACCAAAAACCCGCCCAATACGTCCACCCCAGCCATCTGATCGCCGATCTGGAGATGCTCGGCGCCCGTCTCAAGGACGTCACCCCGGCCGAACGCACGAACTTCTACACGAAACAGCTTAAGCAGATCGAAAAGGCGGCGCGCGGCGCCGATGTCCACCACGCCGGGGTACGGGAACAGCTGGCCGCGGCCTGGGCCGAGCTGGGCGACCGGGAACGGGCCATCGAACACTACCGCGCCGCCCTCGGCTTCGAGGATGCGGCCTTCAGCCTGCACGCGGTGGAACAGCTGGCCAACCTGGAGATCCGCCACGGGGCCACCCTCCTGGAAGGCACGGGCAAGGACGACAAGCAGACCGCCGAGCTGCGTGCCCGGGGCACCGCCCTGATGAAGGCCGGCCGGCGGCGGCTGCAACAGCTCCTGGCCCTCGGCGAAACGGTGGAGCGGCGGTCGCTGCTCGGCTCGTACTGGAAGCGGCTGACCCAGGCCGGCGTGGCCCAGGGCAACATCACGGAAGCCGACACCTGGCTGAGCAACCTGGAAAGCGAATACTGGCAGGCGGCCGAGCTGAGCTACCGGCGCACCGGCAGTTGGGATTACTACCCGCTGCTCAATGCCCTGGACGCGGCTTTTGTTCTCGCCGTCCGGGGCCGGCGAGAACGCTTCGATCAGCTCTTGCCGCAACTGCCCGGCCTGCTCGCGGCCGCCGCCGACAACGGCCGCAGCCGCTTTGCCGAGAACCGCCAATTCTTTCACGCCCTGGCCGAGGTGGAAGCGGAACGGGTCAATGGCCTGTGGGCCTGCCTGGATGGCCGCACGCACCAGGCCCTGACCGCGGACGGCGAGCTCCAGCGCCTGATCGGCCTGTATCACGGCCTGTTCACGCGGCTGGGCAGCGGCCGCGAACAGGATTCGACCGCCAACCAGTTGCGCTTCCTCATTGCCCTGCTGCCGCAAGAAGAACCCCACGCGGTCATCCGCTCCTCCCTCCAGCGACTGGCCGAGGGGATGGCGAGCGACCCGGCGGCCCCCCCGGCGTGA
- a CDS encoding caspase family protein, with translation MSKKALCIGINDYPGTQNDLSGCVNDANDWAAELTARGFTVDKLLDAAATKAAMVAAIGGLIDGAAKGDSLIFTYSGHGTWVPDRSGDEPDGRDEALCPHDLATKGALLDDDIHALFSRRKAGVRIVLISDSCHSGSVTRGSEEDIDPGVPRIRFMPPEAWMAKEDLPPAQLRAAIPRGGFTRAGGDLLLAGCLDTEYSYDTRFNGRPNGAFTFYALKALREAKPTSYEKWFNAIRAYLPSTRLPQTPQIFGTKTARRFKIFQ, from the coding sequence ATGAGCAAAAAAGCACTGTGCATCGGCATCAACGACTATCCCGGCACCCAAAACGATCTCTCCGGCTGCGTCAACGACGCCAACGACTGGGCCGCCGAATTGACCGCGCGCGGCTTCACGGTCGACAAACTGCTCGACGCCGCCGCCACCAAGGCGGCCATGGTCGCGGCCATCGGTGGTCTGATCGACGGCGCGGCCAAGGGCGACAGCCTGATCTTCACCTATTCCGGCCACGGCACCTGGGTACCGGACAGGAGCGGCGACGAACCCGACGGTCGCGACGAGGCCCTCTGCCCCCATGATCTGGCCACCAAGGGCGCCCTGCTTGACGACGACATCCACGCCCTGTTCAGCCGCCGCAAGGCAGGGGTGCGCATCGTGCTCATCTCCGACAGCTGTCATTCGGGCTCGGTGACCCGGGGTTCCGAGGAGGATATCGATCCCGGCGTGCCCCGCATCCGCTTCATGCCGCCCGAGGCATGGATGGCCAAGGAAGACCTGCCGCCGGCGCAGCTGCGCGCCGCCATCCCGCGCGGCGGCTTCACCCGGGCTGGCGGCGACCTGCTGTTGGCGGGTTGCCTGGACACCGAATACAGCTACGACACCCGCTTCAACGGCCGGCCCAACGGCGCCTTCACCTTCTACGCCCTCAAGGCCCTGCGCGAGGCCAAGCCGACCAGCTACGAAAAATGGTTCAACGCCATCCGCGCCTATCTGCCCTCGACCCGCCTGCCGCAAACGCCGCAGATCTTCGGAACGAAAACAGCGCGGCGGTTCAAGATCTTCCAATAA